CGTGCCAGGACAGCTGCGCCAGGAATTCCTGCTCGGTCGTGCGGTCGTGGAAAACCAGCACCGCGCCGGCAACCCGCTGGTCGACATAAAGCGGCGCGGCGACCAGGGAGACGGCGATGCGCGACTGGTCCTGGCGCACAAGGCGCTGCGTCAGGCCATTGCCGTCGAAGGCTTCGCCGGCCAGAAGCCGCGCCAGATAGGCGCTATCCTCCTCGCCTGTCTCCTCGCTGGCCAGCCGGAACAGATCGTCGAGCGGCTTGCCCTTGGCATCCGCGCTTTGCAGCCCGAGCAGCCGCTCCGCTGCGCCGTTCATATAGTCGAGCCGGCCATCGGCGTCCGTCGCCACCACGGCCTGTCCGATCGAGGCCAGCGTCACCTGCGCGCGCTTGCGTTCGGCGTTCAACGCTTCCTGGACGGCGCGGCGCTGCCCGATCAGGTTGGAGGTGCGCCGGATGGCGAGCAGGATGAGGCCGAAGGCGACGACGACGTTGAGGGCGAGCAGCAGGGCGGTGATGTCGCGCGAGCCGCGCCCGAGCGACTGCGAGAAAGCCTGAGCCAACGGCGCGATCTGGTCGTTGATGCGGCCGATCGAACGGCGCCAGACGTCAAGCTTCGCCGGTGAGGCGCTGCCGGTGGTGAAGCCAACATTCATGGCCTCGCCCAGCGCCGCCAGTTCGAGGATCTTGGGATCGGCATCCGTCCAGCGCTGCACCGCATTGGCCAGATAAGGCACGCTGCGGAAATTGCGGAACAGCCAGATCAGGCCGTCGACATCGTCGGGATTGTTGCCGCCAAGCTGCAGCGCCCGCGCGGCGCCGTCATAGTCGAGAACCGGCTGCTCCATCAGCCGTCGCGCTTCGCGGTCGGCGAGCGGGATGGCGATGGCGTGGCGGAAACGTTCGAAATAATGCGGTTCGGCAGTGTTGGCGTAGAGCGTCAGGTAATAGATCGCGTCTTTCTGACCCTTCGTCCAGGCACTCTCGCCGGCCACATAGGCGCGTACCGCCGAGAGCGTGTAAAGACTGACGCCGGCGATGATGGTCTGGATCAGTACAACGACAATAAAAGGCCAGAGCAGCCCGAGAAGCTGAAATTTCGATCGTATGTTGCCTGGCTTCCTCACATGCCCTGCGAAACGAACTCGCTCCCTTTTAGCCAGTTCTTCTCCGCGTCCGCCCACGCGAATATTCGCAAGTGCTACAATAGTAAGCTTTAAGATTCCCTTCATGAGAGGGGGCTGTTTCCAACCATGCCCACGGCCGGTGGACGATCGTTGGAAAGCACCGCAATCCTAGCGGAACCGCAGGTTCCTCCGGCTCAGCTCGGCAACGGTGCCGCATCCCATCAGTTTCATGGCGCGCTCGATCTCGACACGCATCAGGTCCAGCGCCCGCTCGACGCCGGGTTGGCCGGCCGCCGCCAGCGGAAACAGATAATAGCGGCCAAGCCCCACCGCCTTCGCGCCGAGCGACAACGCCTTCAGCACATGGGTGCCGCGCTGCACGCCGCCGTCCATCATCACGTCTATCCTGTCGCCGACGGCGTCGACGATCTCGGCAAGCTGGTCGAAGGCGCTGCGCGAACCGTCGAGCTGGCGGCCGCCATGGTTGGAAAGCACGATGCCGGTGCAGCCTATGTCGACCGCCCGTCGCGCATCCTCGACCGACATGATGCCCTTCAGGCAGAATTGCCCGCCCCAGTGCCGTACCATTTCGGCGACGTCGTCCCACGACATGGACGGGTCCAGCATCTCGGTGAAATAGCGGCTGATCGACATGACGCCGCCGCCCATGTCGACATGGCTGTCGAGCTGCGGCAGACGGAAACGTTCATGGGTGAGATAGTTGATCGCCCAGGCGGGCTTGACCGCGAACTGGGCAATGCCGGCGAGGTTGAGCTTGAAAGGGATGGCGAAGCCGGTGCGCTTGTCGCGCTCGCGATTGCCGCCGGTGATGCTGTCCACCGTCAGCATCATCACCTCGACGCCGGCCTGCTTGGCGCGGGCCATCATCTCGCGATTGAGCCCACGGTCCTTGTGAAAGTAGAACTGATAGACCTGCGGTCCGCTGCTGATCTTGCGTGCTTCCTCGAGACTGACGGTGCCGAGCGAAGACACGCCAAACATCGTGCCGAACCGGCCCGCCGCCGCAGCCACGGCGCGCTCGCCCTGGTGGTGGAACAGGCGTTGCAGCGCCGTCGGCGAACAATAGACCGGCAGCGCCAGTTTCTGCCCCATCACGGTCACCGACAGGTCGACGTCGCCGACGCCGCGCAGCACGTTCGGCACCAGATCGCAATGCTCGAACGCCGCCGTATTGCGCTGGTAGGTAACCTCGTCGTCGGCCGCGCCGTCGATATAGTTGAAGATCGGGCCCGGCAGACGCTGCCTGGCCATGGCGCGGAAGTCGTGGAAGTTATGGCATTGGGCGAGACGCATGGGGCAACCTTGGCTTCGGCTTTCCCAGCTCGATAGCATATCGACGCGCGACGCGCCCATCCGCCCCCGGCAATCCTTGCAATGGCCGCCGCACGAATCGTCCCTGTTGGGCTCAAGCCGCCTGCGGACGCCAGGCGATCATGCCTTCCGTGCGCGCCCGAACCCGCGGCGAGGCCAGGCACGAAGCGACAGCTTCGAAGCCGGCAGCGCCCGAAAAGGCAGCCACCCGCATCGGCGGACTGTGATTGGCCGGACAAAACAGGATCGCCTCGCCGGGACCGACGGCGGCAAGGTCGAGGATCGCATCGGAGCGGGTCATCAGGAACAGCGGGCGCGCCTGCGGGCCACGGCGGCGCAGGCGCGCGATCAGAGCCTCCTGGGTGGCCTGATCCAGACCCTGCTCGACCATGTCGACAACCAGCGCGGCCGGGCGCTCGGCCTCCAGCGCAACCATCAGCGTAAGCAGCGCCGGCGAACGCGACGCGCCATCCGCGCACAGCCGGGCGATGGCTTCCTCCACCCGCGCGTCCAACGCGGCATCCTTCTCCAGCAGCGCTTTCGCGGCGGCTGCTCCATCGTCGCTCGATCGCTCCAGGCCGAGGAAAGCAGCGTCGGGAAGCGCTTTGGCCAGCGCCTCTGCAAAGCGCGTCTTGCCGCTGCCCAGCGGGCCGACGATGAAAGTCAGCGGTCGCGCGTCGCGAAGTTCGAACCGCTCGCCGTCCCAGGGCCAGGGCAAGTCGAAGGCGGCCACGATCTCGCCGGCGGGTCGCAACAACCTCGTCAGTTCACCGGCGCTGGGGACCTTGCCGCCGGCCAGCTCGCCGCGCAGGCCGCGCACCGTCTCGACGGTCCGGCCGAGCCGGTTGAGCTCGTCCTCAAGCACGGCCTGATGGGTTGCCAGCACCGGCTCCAGAGCGGAGGGGTCGCCATTCAGGATGCGCGCCACCTCGACCAGGCTGAGGCCCAGCCCGCGCAAGGCAACGATTTCGCCGGCGCGCGTCATTTCGACCGGTCCGTAGGCGCGCCAGCCGGCGCCGGTGCGCAAGGGCCTGATCAGACCGCGCCTTTCATAAAGGCGCAGCGCCTTGGCGGATACGCCGAGCCGCCGCGCGGCTTCGGCGGGATTGAGGACTTCTCCGGAAATGCTCACGAATCGATCTCCTGATTGCCGACCGCCCTCTTATCGGGGCGGTCCCAGGGGACGGGTCAAGGTGTTTTTAGCGCATTCCGGACCGCCCGCCGTCAGCCGAACACCGGCGGCTCCAGCGCGTCGAGTTCGGCGATCTCGGCCGGTGTCAGCGCGAGATCGGCGGCGGCGGCATTTTCCTCGAGATAACGCAGGCGCTTGGTGCCTGGGATCGGAATGACATGATCGCCCTTGGCGAGCAGCCAGGCCAGCGCCACTTGCGAGGGCTTGGCGCCGTGCCGCGCGCCTATGCGCTCGACCGCCGCGACGAGCGCTCGCTGCCTGGCGAGACCTTCGTCGCTGAATTGCGGCAGCCTGCGGCGCCAGTCGTCCCTGGGCAGGTCCTCGTGCCTGGCGATGCCGCCGGTCAGCACGCCGCGACCCAAGGGGGAAAACGGCAGGAAGGCGATGCTATGCTCGACCGTGTAGGGCAGCACTTCGGCAAGCGCCGAGCGATCGAACAGTGACAGTTCCGATTGCACGGCGGCAACCGGGTGGATCTTTTCCGCCCGGCGGATCTCGTCAAGGCTCGACGCCGAGAGGCCGAGCGCGCCGATCTTGCCGGCGTCGACGGCCTTGGCCAGCGCGCCCCAGCTCTCCTCGACCGGCACTTGCGGGTCGATGCGATGCAGGAAATAGAGGTCGATATGGTCGACGCCAAGCCGCATCAGGCTGTCGTCGACGGCCTTCGCCAGATAGTCGGGGCGACCGTTGTTGCTGAAGCCGTTTTCGTCGAACAGCAAGCCGCCCTTGGTGGACAACACCACTTCGTCACGCCGCCCTTTCAACGCCGTGCCGACGAGCTCCTCATTCGTCCACGGCCCATAGACGTCGGCGGTGTCGATCAGGGTAACGCCAAGATCGATGGCGCGGCGGATCACTTCAGCCGACGCATCGTCGTCGCGCCCATGCGGGTCGTAGCCGAAGGTCATGCCCATGGCGCCGAGGCCAATGCGGCCAACCCGCTTGCCGTTCTTTCCCAATGTGGTGGTCTGCATTTCCGCTCTCCAGTGTCTCGACGATGCCCAAACGGGCGGGTCGAACTGGACTTATGCGGCGATGATCGATAATTCCAATCGATCTCGTGTATTTGCGGAATAGGCTCTATGGATATACGCGGCATCGATCTCAACCTGCTCACAGCGCTGGACGCGCTGCTGGCCGAACCCAGCGTCTCAGGCGCCGCGCGCCGGCAGGGGCTGAGCCAGCCGGCGATGAGCGCGACGCTGGCCCGGCTGCGTGAATTGCTCAACGACCCGATCCTTGTCCGGCGCGGCAACCGCATGGTGGCGACACCGCGCGCCGAGCAGTTGCGGCCGCGCGTACGGGCACTGCTCGACCAGATCGTCCAGACGCTCGAGACCGAGGCGCGGTTCGAGGCCGCGACCTCGACCCGCCGCTTCCGGATATTGGCCAATGAATATGCGGCGGCGGTGCTGATGGTCCCGCTGATGCAGCGCATTCGCGACGTCTCCGCCGGCATGGTGCTGCAGGTGCTGCCGTTCGAGGCCGATTTCGAGGAGCGGCTGGCGAGCCACGACTGCGACCTCGTCATCTCCGAGGCAAGCACGCTTTCGACGGCGCGCCGGCGCGAGGTGCTCTACCAGGATCGCTATGTCTCGCTTTGCCGCGACGGCCACCCACGGCTCGGCGCCTCGGTGACGCTGGATGCCTTTCTCGACGAGGACCATGTCATCGTCTCGCGGGTCGGCCGCATGAACGCCGTCGCCGACAAGGCGCTGGCAGGCATCGGCCGTGCCCGCCGCATCGCCATGTCGGTGCCGCACTTCCTGGTCGCGGCCAATGTTGCAGGCTCGACCGACCTCGTCGCCACGCTGCCGGCCAAGCTGGCGCGCTGCTGCATCGGCGCCTACGGGCTCAGGCGGTTCGAAACGCCGGTGCCGCTGGACGGGTTTGAAATCGGCATGGCCTGGCATGCGCGCAGCGATGCCGACGGCGCCACCAACTGGCTGAAGGGCGAATTGCGCGATCTGTCTGTCCAATTGCAGGCGGGCTGCGCCGCATCTTCCGAGCCCGCCCTCAGCGGGCGGCCATGAAACCGGCCGCGACGATCAGCAGCCCGCCGGCCGAACCTTCGACCACGCGGCGGCTGCGGTCGCTGATGCCGCCACGCCGGCCAAGCCCGGCGATGGTGAGACTGAGCACCGTATAGACCAGGCCGCACAACGCCACGAAGATTGCTGAAAGCAGGACCGCCTGCAGGGCGGCATTGGCGTCATGCGTCATGAATTGCGGCAGGATGGCGAAATAGATCATCATGCCCTTGGGGTTGAGGAAGGCCGTGAGGAAGCCGCGCCGCAGGCTAGCCCCACCAGCGACGGCGGCCAGCGCGACGCCGCCCGGCCGCATCGCCGATTGCAGCAGCTTCACCGCCAGATAGACGAGATAGCCGACGCCAAGCCAGCGCAGCGCCTCGAACAAAAGCGGCGAGGCGGCGATGACCGCAGCCAGGCCGAGTGCGACAAAGGCCGAATGCACGACATAGCCGAGGCACACGCCGGCGGTGCCGCGCAGACCAGCGCCCGCGCCGCCCGACAGCGCCTGCGAGGCGACGAACAGCATGTCGGGACCCGGCGTCAAGATCAGCGGCAATACCGTGGCGGCGAAAAGGATCAGGGTCATCGTTTGCATGACAGACAGGCTAGACAACGATGCCGGCAATCGGATTGCGAAGATGCCATGCTGCTTTTCAGAATTGGCATGATATGCTGATTTCAACGAAATCCTGGCATGGAATGCCGATGAAACTCGACGAGATCGATCGCCGTATCCTGCGTGCCCTGCAGGAAGACGGCCGCTTGCAGAATGTCGAACTGGCCAGAAAGGTCGGCCTGTCGCCGTCGCCTTGCCTGCGCCGGGTCAAGCTTCTGGAGGAAGCCGGCATCATCGACCGCTATGTCGCCGTGCTCGACCCCGTCCGTATCGGCGTCGGCATGTCGTTGTTCGCCAGGGTGTGGCTGACGGCGCAGGACGCGGAAACCATCGACCATTTCATGGCGGCGATGAAGAGGCTGCCGCAGGTGATGGAATGCTACATCATGCTGGGCGAGAGCGACGCGCTGCTGCGGGTGGCGGTGGCCGACCTCACCGAATACCGGCAGTTCCAGGCCACTCACCTGACGCGCGCCAACGGCATCCAGAACGTCAAGACCGACGTGCCGAGCCAGATCGTCAAGCAGACCTACGCACTGCCGATCGGCTGAACGAGGGCCTGGCGCACGCGCCAAGCCCGCAGGTTCGCAAGACGGCTATTTCCCCGCCGCCAGTTCCTTCAATCTGTAAAGCGCTTCCAGCGCCTCGCGCGGCGTCATCTCGTCGGGGCTCAGCTCTAACAGAGCGGTGCCCAGCACATCGGGCTTGGCGGTCTTCGGCGGCTCGCGTTTCACGGCAACGGAAAACAGCGGCAGGTCGTCGACAAGGCGGTCGGCCTTGCCCGACACCTCGCCTTCCTCGAGCTGATGCAGAACTTCCCTGGCCCGCGCCACCACGGCTTCCGGCAGACCGGCGAGGCGCGCGACCTGCACGCCATAGGACCGGTCGGCCGCACCCTTGCCCACCTCATGCAGGAAGACGACGTCGCCCTCCCATTCCTTGACGCGCATGGTGACGTTGTGAAGCCGGTTGAGCTTGCCGGCCAAGGCCGTCATTTCATGGAAGTGGGTGGCGAAGATCGCCCGGCAGCGGTTCTTCTCGTGCAGATATTCCACCGCCGCCCAGGCGATGGAGAGACCGTCGAACGTGGCGGTGCCACGACCGATCTCGTCGAGGATGACGAGCGCGCGTTCGCCAGCCTGGTTGAGGATGGCGGCGGTCTCCACCATCTCGACCATGAAGGTCGAACGGCCGCGCGCCAGATCGTCGGAAGCGCCGACGCGGGAGAACAGCCGGTCGACGACGCCGATATGGGCGCTTGCCGCTGGCACGAAGGAACCGGTCTGGGCCAGGATGGCGATCAGCGCGTTCTGGCGCAGGAAGGTCGACTTACCGCCCATATTGGGGCCGGTGAGCAGCCAGATTGCGCCGTTCTTCGCATCGCCCTCCGGCGACAGGTCGCTGTTATTGGCGACAAACGGCCCCTCGCCGGAACGGCGCAGCGCCTGTTCCACCACCGGGTGGCGGCCGCCGGCGATGGCAAAGGCCAGGCTGGCATCGACGACCGGCCGGCACCAGTTTTCGCTCACCGACAGCGCGGCCAGGGCGGCCGATATGTCGAGCACGGCCAGTGCATCCGCGCCGGCGCGGATCGCCTCGGCCTCGCCGACGGCTTCGGCCAGCAGCCTGTCGAAGGCAGCAAGCTCGATGGCCAGCGCGCGGTCGGCGGCATTGGCGATCTTCGTTTCCAGCCCGGCCAGTTCGGTTGTGGTGAAGCGCATGGCGTTGGCCATGGTCTGGCGGTGGATGAAGCGCGCCTTGGCCTCGTCCGTGCCGGTCATGATGGCCTGGTGGTTGACCGTCACCTCAATGTAATAACCCAGCACATTGTTATGCCGGATCTTCAGCGAGCGGATGCCGGTTTCCTCGATCAGGTCGCGCTCCATGCCGGCGATGACCTTGCGCGTCTCGTCGCGCAGCGCCCGCATCTCGTCCAGCTCGGCATCGTAGCCAGCGCGCAGGAAGCCGCCATCGCGTTTCAACAGCGGCAGCTCGTCGGCCAGCGCACCGGCGAGGTGTTCGGCCAGCGGCTTCGGCAGCGCGCCGATGGCGGCGAGCGCTGCGGCCACCTCCGCCGGCTGCGCGGCCCGGCCAAAGATCCGTGCGATCTCGCCGGCGGCAAGGAAGCCCGCGCGCAGCGCGCCAAGGTCGCGCGGGCCGCCGCGGTTCAGCGCCAGCCGCGACAAGGCGCGCGGCATGTCGGCAACGCCCTTCAACGAAAGCCGCAGCGCCTCGGCCAGACGAACCTCGTCGCGGAAGAAGGAGACCGAATCGAGCCTAGCGGTAATCGCCGCGGGATCGGTCAGCGGCGCCATCAGCCGGTCGGCCAACAGGCGCGCGCCGCCGCCGGTGACGGTGCGGTCGATGGCCTTGAACAGCGAGCCGTCGCGGCTGCCGGACAGCGTGCGCAACAGTTCCAGATTGGCGCGCGTCGCCGGGTCGATAAACAGGGTGGCGCCGTTCTCCTCGCGCTCGGGTCGCGACAGCGGCGGGCGTTCCGCCTTCTGCGTCTTCTCGACATAGGCGATGGCGCCGGAGATGGCGGAGAGTTCGGCGCGGCTGAAGGTGCCGAAGGCATCCGGCGTCGCCACGTTGAAGAAACGGGCGATGCGGGCGGTGGCCGAGGCGGAATCGAACAGGCTGGCCGGCTGCGGATTGGCGACGCGGCCAAGCACATCGAACACCGGCTTCAGCTCGGGATCGTAGAAGACCGGCTCGGCGACGATCAGTTCGCGCGGATCGACGCGGAAGATGTCGGCCAACAGCCGCTCGGCATTGGTCTCGGCGACACGGAAGACGCCGGTGGAAATCTCGATCCAGGCCAGCGCGAAATTCTGGTCAGTGCCGCCCTTCACCCGCCCCAGCGCCATCAGAAAGCTCGATTCCGACGGCGCCAGCAATTTGTCCTCGGTGATGGTGCCGGGCGTGACGAGACGGACGACGTCGCGCTTGACCACCGATTTCGAACCGCGCTTCTTGGCCTCGGCCGGATCCTCTATCTGTTCGCAGACGGCAACGCGGAAACCGAGCGCGATCAGTTTCTGCAGATAATCGTCGGCCGCATGCACCGGCACGCCGCACATCGGGATCTCGGCGCCCTGGTGCTTGCCGCGCTTGGTCAGCACAATGCCCAAAGCCCGCGAAGCCTTCTCGGCATCGTCGAAGAACAGCTCGTAGAAATCGCCCATGCGATAGAACAGCAGCGAATCCGGGTTCGCCGCCTTGATCTCGAGATACTGCTCCATCATCGGGGTGGCGGCAGTGGGCATGGATGCCGAGGCGCCAGCCAGCGGCGCGCTACCTTCCATCGCGATAGGGGTTTCGTCGTTCAAGAAACTGTTTCCAAAAATCCCGAAGGCAATTGCTTGGCGGTTTACACCTCCAAAGTGTAGCCTTAATCCCGAACGCTCCACAAAGAAATTGAGCGCGCGCAAAGCGCCACCCAAGGGGAAGAAACGCAGCATGGCCCGTAAGAACGCACAGGATGGACAAGGCCCTTCGGTGAGCGCGGAGGAGGCGCTGGAATTCCACGCCATGGGCCGGCCGGGCAAGCTGGAGATCGTGCCGACCAAACCGATGGCCACGCAGCGCGACCTTTCGCTGGCCTATTCGCCGGGCGTCGCCGTGCCGGTGAAGGCGATCGCCGAAGACCCGTCGCGCGCCTTCGACTACACCACGCGCGGCAATATGGTTGCCGTCATTTCCAACGGCACCGCCATCCTCGGGCTGGGCAATCTCGGCGCTCTGGCCTCCAAGCCGGTGATGGAAGGCAAGTCGGTGCTGTTCAAGCGTTTTGCCGACGTCGACAGCATCGACCTCGAGGTCGACACCGAAGACGCCGACGAATTCATCAACTGCGTCAAGTTCCTCGGGCCCTCCTTCGGCGGCATCAACCTGGAAGACATCAAGGCGCCGGAATGCTTCATCATCGAGCAGCGGCTGCGCGAATTGATGGACATTCCCGTCTTCCATGACGACCAGCACGGCACCGCCATCATCGCCGCCGCCGGCCTGATCAACGCGCTGGCGATCACCGGCCGCGACATGAAGACGACCAGGCTCGTCTGCAACGGCGCGGGTGCTGCCGGCATCGCCTGCATCGAACTGGTCAAGTCGATGGGTTTCGCGCCGGAAAACGTCACCCTGTGCGACACCAAGGGTGTCGTCTACCAGAGCCGCACCGAGGGTATGAACCAGTGGAAGTCGGCGCATGCGGTGAAGACCGAGGCGCGGACGTTGGCCGAGGCGATGGACGGCGCCGACGTGGTGTTCGGGCTTTCGGCGCGTGGCGCCTTCACCAATGCCATGATCCAGTCGATGGCGAAAAACCCGATCATCTTCGCCATGGCCAATCCCGATCCGGAGATCACGCCGGAGGAGGTGGCCGAGATCCGCACCGACGCCATCATGGCCACCGGCCGGTCCGACTATCCGAACCAGGTCAACAATGTGCTGGGCTTCCCCTATATCTTCCGGGGTGCATTGGACGTCCGCGCGACCACCATCAACGACGCCATGAAGGTGGCGGCCGCCCAGGCGCTGGCCGAGCTTGCCCGCAAGGACGTGCCCGACGACGTGGCCGCCGCCTATCAGGGCAACCGGCCGAAATTCGGCCCGCAATACATCATCCCGGTGCCGTTCGACCCGCGCCTGATTTCGGCCATCCCGATCGCGGTGGCCAAGGCCGCGATGGAAACCGGCGTGGCGCGCAAGCCGATCCTCGACCTCGACCGCTACGCGCAGGAACTGTCGGCGCGGCGCGACCCGATCGCCTCGACGCTGCAGCGCATTTACGACCGCGTGCGGCGCCAGCCCAAGCGCATCGTCTTCGCCGAGGGCGAGGAGGAACAGGTGATGCGCGCGGCGGTCGCCTATGTGAACCAGCGGCTCGGCACCGCCATCCTGCTCGGCCGCGACGACATCATCAAGGAGAATGCCCGCCACGCCGGCATCGACCTCGACAAGCCGGGGCTGGAGATCATCAATGCGCGCCTGTCGCGCAAGAACGCGATCTATGCCGATTTCCTGTACGAGCGCATGCAGCGCAAGGGCTTCCTGTTCCGCGACTGCCAGCGCCTGATCAACAACGACCGCAACCATTTCGCCGCCTGCATGGTGGCGCTGGGCGATGCCGACGGCATCGTCACCGGCGTCACCCGCAACTATTCAACGGCGCTGGACGACGTGCGCCGCGTCATCGACGCCAAGCCCGGCCATCGTGTCATCGGCGTATCGATCGTGCTGGCGCGCGGGCGCACCGTTCTGGTGGCCGACACGGCGGTCCACGACATGCCCAATGCCGACCAGATCGCCGACATCGCCGAGGAAGCGGCCAATTTCGCGCGGCGAATGGGCTATGAACCCCGCGTCGCTATGCTTGCCTACTCCACCTTCGGCCATCCGCAGGGCGAACGCTCCGAGCGGGTGCAGGAGGCGGTGCGCATTCTCGACAAGCGGCGGGTCGATTTCGAGTATGACGGCGAAATGGCCGCCGACGTCGCGCTCAACCCGCGCGTGATGGCGCAATACCCGTTCTGCCGGCTGACCGGGCCGGCCAATGTGCTGATCATGCCGGCGTTCCACTCGGCCTCGATCTCGACCAAGATGCTGCAGGAACTTGGCGGCTCGACCGTGATCGGCCCGCTTCTGGTCGGCCTCAACAAGCCGGTGCAGATCGTGCCGCTGAACGCCAAGGATTCGGACATCGTCAACATGGCGGCCATCGCGGCCTATTCGGCCGGAGCCTGAGGGCTGATCCCTTCCCGCGAAGCGGGCGAGGGTCGCGTCAGAGACATGTCTCGGATGCTGCTCCGATCAGGCACTCGCCAAACCCAAAGCAAAACCCCGGCGGTCACCCGCCGGGGTTTTTGTCTGTTCCAGCGCTAACCCGGTTCAGTGCGTCAGATCGAGCGCGGCGGTGAGGTCGCCCATGACCGGCAGGCTGTTGGCACGCAGCGCGTTGTCGCGCGCGACCAGCCCCTGCAGCACCGGCAGGTCGTAGCGCGTGGTGACGAAACGCAGGATCGAGGTGGTGTCGTACTGGCTGTGATCCACCGTGCCCATCTTGGCGAAGGGCGAGACGATGATGGCCGGGATGCGGTTGCCCGGCCCCCAGCGGTCGGCCTTGGGCGGCGCGACATGATCCCAGAAGCCGCCATTCTCGTCATAGGTCACCACCACCAGCATATGCGCCCATTGCGGGCTCTTCTCCAGATGGGCGATGACGTCGGCCAGGTGCTGGTCGCCGCTCGACACGTCGGCATAACCGCCATGCTCGTTGAGGTTGCCCTGCGGCTTGTAGAAGGTGACGGCCGGCAGCTTGCCGTCGTCGATATCCTTGATGAAGGCGGCGCCCTCGAGGCCACCGTCCTTCAGATGCTCGGCGCGGGCCGGCGTGCCCGGCGCATAGGCGGCGAAATAGTTGAAGGGCTGGTGGTGGAACTGGAAGTTCGGCACCGGCGTGGCGTTCTTGCCGTCGAGCGCGGTCTGCCAGGCCCCGGCATACCAGGCCCAGCTAATCCCCTTCAGCGACAGGAGGTCGCCGATGGTGATGTCATGCTGCGGCGGCAGCGTGGTGGCGGCCTTCGGGTCGGCAAAAGCCGGATCGCCGCCTTCCGCCGGCTTGTTGTTGGACGGCTGGTAGGGCGGTTGCATGGTGTTGACGGCGTAGAAGTCGGGCGAGATGGCGCCGTCCTTGACGAATTTCGGCCCGCCGGCGAGCGCCGATACAGGCGAATTGTCGGCCACCTTCAGCGTGACGCCGTCCGGCTCCACTGAAGCGATCATGTCCTTCACCGGGCTCTTGTCGGCGTCGGGATAAAACGGCGTGCAGGCGCAGACCAGCGCGAAATGGTTGATGAAGGAACCGCCGAACGCACCCTGGAAGAAGTTGTCGGCCAGGACGTATTTCTGCGCCACCTTCCACATCGGCAAAGACGAGCCGTCATAGTGGCCCATGAC
The genomic region above belongs to Mesorhizobium terrae and contains:
- a CDS encoding alpha-hydroxy acid oxidase; the protein is MRLAQCHNFHDFRAMARQRLPGPIFNYIDGAADDEVTYQRNTAAFEHCDLVPNVLRGVGDVDLSVTVMGQKLALPVYCSPTALQRLFHHQGERAVAAAAGRFGTMFGVSSLGTVSLEEARKISSGPQVYQFYFHKDRGLNREMMARAKQAGVEVMMLTVDSITGGNRERDKRTGFAIPFKLNLAGIAQFAVKPAWAINYLTHERFRLPQLDSHVDMGGGVMSISRYFTEMLDPSMSWDDVAEMVRHWGGQFCLKGIMSVEDARRAVDIGCTGIVLSNHGGRQLDGSRSAFDQLAEIVDAVGDRIDVMMDGGVQRGTHVLKALSLGAKAVGLGRYYLFPLAAAGQPGVERALDLMRVEIERAMKLMGCGTVAELSRRNLRFR
- a CDS encoding MerR family transcriptional regulator — translated: MSISGEVLNPAEAARRLGVSAKALRLYERRGLIRPLRTGAGWRAYGPVEMTRAGEIVALRGLGLSLVEVARILNGDPSALEPVLATHQAVLEDELNRLGRTVETVRGLRGELAGGKVPSAGELTRLLRPAGEIVAAFDLPWPWDGERFELRDARPLTFIVGPLGSGKTRFAEALAKALPDAAFLGLERSSDDGAAAAKALLEKDAALDARVEEAIARLCADGASRSPALLTLMVALEAERPAALVVDMVEQGLDQATQEALIARLRRRGPQARPLFLMTRSDAILDLAAVGPGEAILFCPANHSPPMRVAAFSGAAGFEAVASCLASPRVRARTEGMIAWRPQAA
- a CDS encoding aldo/keto reductase yields the protein MQTTTLGKNGKRVGRIGLGAMGMTFGYDPHGRDDDASAEVIRRAIDLGVTLIDTADVYGPWTNEELVGTALKGRRDEVVLSTKGGLLFDENGFSNNGRPDYLAKAVDDSLMRLGVDHIDLYFLHRIDPQVPVEESWGALAKAVDAGKIGALGLSASSLDEIRRAEKIHPVAAVQSELSLFDRSALAEVLPYTVEHSIAFLPFSPLGRGVLTGGIARHEDLPRDDWRRRLPQFSDEGLARQRALVAAVERIGARHGAKPSQVALAWLLAKGDHVIPIPGTKRLRYLEENAAAADLALTPAEIAELDALEPPVFG
- a CDS encoding LysR family transcriptional regulator, translating into MDIRGIDLNLLTALDALLAEPSVSGAARRQGLSQPAMSATLARLRELLNDPILVRRGNRMVATPRAEQLRPRVRALLDQIVQTLETEARFEAATSTRRFRILANEYAAAVLMVPLMQRIRDVSAGMVLQVLPFEADFEERLASHDCDLVISEASTLSTARRREVLYQDRYVSLCRDGHPRLGASVTLDAFLDEDHVIVSRVGRMNAVADKALAGIGRARRIAMSVPHFLVAANVAGSTDLVATLPAKLARCCIGAYGLRRFETPVPLDGFEIGMAWHARSDADGATNWLKGELRDLSVQLQAGCAASSEPALSGRP
- a CDS encoding LysE family translocator — its product is MTLILFAATVLPLILTPGPDMLFVASQALSGGAGAGLRGTAGVCLGYVVHSAFVALGLAAVIAASPLLFEALRWLGVGYLVYLAVKLLQSAMRPGGVALAAVAGGASLRRGFLTAFLNPKGMMIYFAILPQFMTHDANAALQAVLLSAIFVALCGLVYTVLSLTIAGLGRRGGISDRSRRVVEGSAGGLLIVAAGFMAAR
- a CDS encoding Lrp/AsnC family transcriptional regulator, whose product is MPMKLDEIDRRILRALQEDGRLQNVELARKVGLSPSPCLRRVKLLEEAGIIDRYVAVLDPVRIGVGMSLFARVWLTAQDAETIDHFMAAMKRLPQVMECYIMLGESDALLRVAVADLTEYRQFQATHLTRANGIQNVKTDVPSQIVKQTYALPIG